The sequence below is a genomic window from Sparus aurata chromosome 6, fSpaAur1.1, whole genome shotgun sequence.
TCTTATCTCACAACATGCCTTGTCCAAAATAACTTGATTAATGTGTTCCTGTCTTAACTCCTCTGTGTCTCAGTTTGTATGATGCTGTCTCATCTCTGCTGAAGAATAAGATCCACAGACTGCCTGTAATCGACCCGCTGACAGGGAACACGCTCTATATTCTCACACACAAGAGGATTCTCAAGTTCCTGAAACTTTTTGTAAGTCACTTTAGCTTCTCTCCTCACTAACACTGATCTGCCATTGTTTTTCTCAGTATTGGAGTCTGTCAATAACAGTGCAGAGTAAAGCGAACAGTATTTGTCAAATGCATTTTACAAAGATGCAAATTTCCCTACAGTTTAAGTCAAGCTTGCAcaacttcttgtttttgttttcagatatCAGAGATGCCAAAACCCTCGTTCTTGAAGCAAACCTTAGAAGAACTGAACATTGGAACATTCCAGAACATAGCAGTGGTCCGTGCAGACACACCGCTGTACACAGCGCTGGGTATTTTCGTTGAGCAGCGAGTGTCAGCGCTCCCCGTTGTGGATGACAAAGGTATGTGGGCTGGTTGAAATGACATCCTTGTTGATTTTTCCATTATTGACCAGAGCCtcttgagtttgtttatttatatgctGAGGTGCTGCCTCTCTTTTACAGGTCGAGTGGTGGATATATACTCAAAATTTGATGTTATAGTAAGTTGATATCTGTCAGTGTCTTCTCActgtatttttattgatttttttttgcaagtgaATAGGAGTAACTTTCGATACCCACCCTTAGTTGAGAGATAGATCTACCTGAATTTTGGTACATGAATCACATGGCTGTATTTCTTTTGAAAGACATTTTTGAGGTGTTTATTAAGAGTAAGCATTATTAACTTGAATGCCTGTGTTAACACAGAACCTGGCAGCGGAGAAGACGTACAACAACCTGGATGTGACTGTGACCAAAGCCTTGCAGCATCGCTCTCAGTACTTTGAAGGAGTGCTGACCTGCAACAGACACGAGACCCTGGAGGCCATCATCAACAGACTGGTGGAGGCTGAGGTGAGACCTGGATGTCGTAATGTGTCACCAAGTAGCTTTCTTTGTGGCCTATATCATATGATAAACACTGTCGGACATGATCCTCCACACTTTATAAATCTTACTTTTCAAATCAAGCTCCTAAAGCGAGGGTCACATTAAACACTACCTTAAAATTAGCCGAGGCTACAACCAGATTTACTCTAACTTTGCTTTCAAAAGAAAGTAATTGAGAACATAATGAAGTCAAAAGGATGTTTCTACCCTTTAGTGTGTCATCACTACACTATATAACTATAAGAAAAGCCACATTGTATCTTGTTATTGACacaactgtatgtgtgtgtgattgaatCAATTCTTCTGGCCTTGGTAGAAATACTGTTTTGCAGGGGTAAAAGTAACATTTGTGGTGCTCCTGTGTGTCTTTTTAGGTGCACAGACTGGTCGTAGTGGATGAACAGGATGTGGTGAAGGGAATTGTCTCCCTGTCAGATATTCTCCAGGCGCTAGTGCTAACTGATGGAGATGAGGGTAAGTAAAGTTGTGTTTCTTTCATAGATTTTTGGACCTTACAATTAAATTAAGCATTTCAGTCGTTGAAGCTGTGTAATCATTCACACATTTTCCTAAATATATTTATGATGAACCTGTAgtaatgatttcatttttctgtcCACAGGCACAGCTTGAGAAAACTACTCAAACAAGGAAAGGCCACACAGTTTTAGGTGGAGGTCGGAGCTAAGGGGGAAAGAGAACATGCAGGGGAATTGAGACAGTATATCGAAGTGTCATCTATCTCCTGTCACAAGCTTTTCTATACTCACACATGAAtacttctccctctctctgcaaAAATATGAAATCATAGCAAAACTGCAGTAAAATAGCACAGGATAAACAGAGGATAAACTGAGGTAAATTGAGCCAAATTCCAAGCCACAGGAGCGATGTGAAAGCACAAGAGACCTCTGAAGAGGACAATTAATCGTGACTTTGATTACAAATGtattcctgatgatataaatcAATGAATCTGTTTCCAGCTAAAGGGAAACCGATTAATCTGTATTGCCTTTTGTTGGCATCATTTCATTTCTACAATAAAAAGGTAAATCAAGATGCACATAAAGCCTAAATAAGGGTTAATGTGAATACTGTAACTGTCAGAGCAACATTcggtgtgttgttgttttggcaCGTTATGACATTTGACTGAGCTCTGTTCTTTGTTAATTTCAGTAGAATGATGTTAACCAGCTTAAATGATCTTAATATTCATTATTCAGCTAGTTTGATTACTTCAAAGCAGGTGGAGGGTTGATTCGTATGTCATTTTTTACCTTTCAGTACAGATTGATGGACGAGGTTATGGTTACTGAAGtatttataaatgtatgtatgcatcGTACATACAGTTTATAAAAACAAGCTACATGCTGGCTATGTGTGAAGATTGTAAAAATTATTTAGCCTAATTTATCATTCAAACATTAGAcagttttaatttgaattgaTTTCCCAGATGTAAAATGAGAGGCCTGGTCACAGTCTGACTAAATTTTCAAAAAGCCAGGAATGGAGGAAAAAGTAGCTCTGGATACATCTTAAGCCACATTACAGTGAACTTAAAAACGTATATATGTCAATTTGTCAATAATTGAATCGCATTGCCACAGTGAACAGTGTGGGAAGAATTCAAGGGCTCAGGTTTTAATCTGTTGTGTAGCCACAGAGCTAAGTAGCAAACCTGGAAGAGCACTTTAGGCTAAGACAACCTCATTAAAGTCTAGAGCAGCGACCAAGAATCTGCTGTTAGAGACAAACGTTAAT
It includes:
- the prkag1 gene encoding 5'-AMP-activated protein kinase subunit gamma-1 isoform X2, producing the protein MECIPVAIDDLEGKKDPVLEDPEHNVYTRFMKSHRCYDLVPTSSKLVVFDTSLQVKKAFFALVSNGVRAAPLWDSKKQCFVGMLTITDFINILHRYYKSPLVQIYELEEHKIETWRELYLQDSFKPLVSISPNASLYDAVSSLLKNKIHRLPVIDPLTGNTLYILTHKRILKFLKLFISEMPKPSFLKQTLEELNIGTFQNIAVVRADTPLYTALGIFVEQRVSALPVVDDKGRVVDIYSKFDVINLAAEKTYNNLDVTVTKALQHRSQYFEGVLTCNRHETLEAIINRLVEAEVHRLVVVDEQDVVKGIVSLSDILQALVLTDGDEGTA
- the prkag1 gene encoding 5'-AMP-activated protein kinase subunit gamma-1 isoform X1 yields the protein MECIPVAIDDLEGKKDPVLEVFPLIPSDPEHNVYTRFMKSHRCYDLVPTSSKLVVFDTSLQVKKAFFALVSNGVRAAPLWDSKKQCFVGMLTITDFINILHRYYKSPLVQIYELEEHKIETWRELYLQDSFKPLVSISPNASLYDAVSSLLKNKIHRLPVIDPLTGNTLYILTHKRILKFLKLFISEMPKPSFLKQTLEELNIGTFQNIAVVRADTPLYTALGIFVEQRVSALPVVDDKGRVVDIYSKFDVINLAAEKTYNNLDVTVTKALQHRSQYFEGVLTCNRHETLEAIINRLVEAEVHRLVVVDEQDVVKGIVSLSDILQALVLTDGDEGTA